One window of the Nocardia huaxiensis genome contains the following:
- a CDS encoding neutral zinc metallopeptidase, whose translation MTFNEGLQIDQDRVSSGGGPGMGGGIALGGGALGIIALIATLLLGGDPGSILGQFTGADSQQQGTAQTPDHCKTGADANKYVDCRVVLTVQSLDAVWGTELPKQTRTAYVEPKVRLFSGVINTGCGRASSAVGPFYCPADQTAYFDVSFFQELKDRFGSTGGPLAQEYVVAHEFGHHIQNLLGDLNRAQRDPQGPESGAVRTELQADCYAGVWAYWADKLPAPGSNTPFLEKLTRDNIRDALSAASAVGDDHIQKSSGARVNPEAWTHGSSEQRQKWFLAGYQTGQVSSCDTYSARDLDNPPTLKL comes from the coding sequence ATGACTTTCAACGAGGGCCTGCAGATCGATCAGGATCGGGTGTCCTCCGGTGGTGGGCCGGGGATGGGTGGTGGGATCGCGCTCGGCGGCGGGGCGCTGGGGATTATCGCGTTGATCGCCACACTGCTGCTCGGGGGTGATCCGGGCAGCATTCTCGGGCAGTTCACCGGCGCCGACTCGCAGCAGCAGGGGACGGCGCAGACGCCCGATCACTGCAAGACCGGCGCGGACGCCAACAAGTATGTGGACTGCCGGGTGGTGCTGACGGTGCAGAGCCTGGACGCGGTGTGGGGTACCGAGCTGCCCAAGCAGACGCGCACGGCGTACGTCGAGCCGAAGGTGCGGTTGTTCTCGGGGGTGATCAATACCGGGTGCGGGCGGGCGTCGTCGGCGGTGGGGCCCTTCTACTGTCCGGCCGATCAGACGGCCTACTTCGATGTGAGCTTCTTCCAGGAGTTGAAGGATCGCTTCGGTTCCACCGGCGGGCCGCTGGCGCAGGAGTATGTGGTGGCGCACGAGTTCGGGCACCACATCCAGAATCTGCTCGGCGATCTCAATCGCGCGCAGCGGGATCCGCAGGGGCCGGAATCCGGGGCGGTGCGCACCGAACTGCAGGCCGACTGCTACGCGGGCGTGTGGGCGTACTGGGCGGACAAGCTGCCGGCGCCCGGCTCGAACACGCCGTTCCTGGAGAAGCTGACCCGCGACAATATTCGCGATGCGCTGTCGGCGGCGTCGGCCGTGGGTGACGACCACATCCAGAAGTCGTCGGGTGCGCGGGTGAACCCGGAGGCGTGGACGCACGGCTCGTCCGAGCAGCGCCAGAAGTGGTTCCTCGCCGGATACCAGACCGGTCAGGTCTCCTCCTGCGACACGTATTCGGCTCGGGATCTGGACAATCCGCCGACCCTGAAGCTGTAG
- a CDS encoding alkaline phosphatase D family protein, translating into MPHTIARAPLARRTLLKSGAAAVVAGGAALTTGTAAADAPVFQHGVASGDPLPTGVILWTRVTPIADATPGSGRGEPVEVRWEVARDGEFGNVVASGSHTATAETDHTVKIDATGLTPAADYFFRFTALGQTSRIGRTRTAPGAQDTPDRLRFGVVSCANYEEGWFAAYRHLAARDDLDAVIHLGDYLYEYARGAHAVVLPNVRAHDPANEIVTLADYRIRHGQYKTDADLATLHARVPFICTWDDHESANDAWVDGAENHTPAKEGEWQARRAAALRAYLEWMPVRAVGTGAGAQLYRRLRFGTLAELSMLDLRSYRDQQLKAVTGWRDVENPARTLTGAAQMQWLTAGLTTSTAQWKLIGNPVMIAPLTLPTLDGTMAGAFAATLGTPSSGLPINLDQWDGYAADRQRLFTALRENSVRDVVFLTGDIHSSWAADLPIDPNDYPAGPTVGAEFVVPSVSMASIGDAAHLPLRTASVVLENTIRGLNRHLHYSELDSHGYGVLHLDSTQSQMDWFYVGSVTDPNAGVRHGASLAVPTGGRIEPRTAPMA; encoded by the coding sequence CTGCCTCATACGATCGCGCGCGCCCCGCTGGCACGCCGCACCCTGCTGAAATCCGGAGCCGCCGCTGTGGTCGCGGGCGGCGCCGCGCTGACCACGGGCACCGCGGCCGCCGATGCGCCGGTGTTCCAGCACGGCGTCGCCTCGGGTGATCCGCTGCCCACCGGGGTGATCCTGTGGACTCGGGTGACCCCGATCGCGGACGCGACGCCCGGCTCCGGGCGCGGCGAGCCCGTCGAGGTGCGGTGGGAGGTGGCTCGTGACGGCGAGTTCGGAAACGTGGTCGCCTCCGGAAGTCATACGGCGACAGCCGAAACCGATCACACCGTCAAGATCGACGCGACCGGTCTGACTCCGGCGGCCGACTACTTCTTCCGATTCACCGCGCTGGGGCAGACCTCGCGCATCGGACGCACTCGCACCGCGCCCGGCGCGCAGGACACTCCCGATCGCCTGCGATTCGGGGTGGTCTCGTGCGCGAATTACGAGGAGGGATGGTTCGCGGCCTACCGGCATCTGGCCGCGCGCGACGACCTCGACGCGGTCATCCATCTGGGCGACTATCTTTACGAGTACGCACGCGGCGCGCACGCGGTCGTGTTGCCGAACGTGCGGGCGCACGATCCGGCGAACGAGATCGTCACCCTCGCGGACTATCGAATCCGGCACGGGCAGTACAAGACCGACGCGGATCTGGCGACGCTGCATGCGCGGGTGCCGTTCATCTGCACCTGGGACGACCACGAGAGCGCCAATGACGCCTGGGTGGACGGGGCCGAAAACCATACGCCGGCAAAGGAAGGCGAGTGGCAGGCGCGGCGGGCCGCCGCACTGCGGGCCTATCTGGAATGGATGCCGGTGCGGGCGGTCGGCACCGGCGCGGGGGCGCAGCTGTATCGGCGGTTGCGGTTCGGCACCCTCGCAGAGCTGTCCATGCTGGATCTGCGCAGCTATCGGGATCAGCAGCTGAAGGCGGTCACCGGATGGCGCGACGTGGAGAATCCGGCGCGCACACTCACCGGGGCGGCCCAGATGCAATGGCTCACCGCGGGTTTGACCACCTCGACGGCGCAGTGGAAGCTCATCGGCAATCCGGTGATGATCGCGCCGCTGACCTTGCCTACCCTGGACGGCACCATGGCGGGGGCGTTCGCGGCGACACTCGGCACGCCGTCCTCGGGGCTGCCGATCAATCTGGACCAGTGGGACGGGTACGCCGCCGATCGGCAGCGCCTGTTCACCGCCCTCCGCGAGAACTCGGTCCGCGATGTGGTCTTCCTGACCGGTGACATTCACAGTTCGTGGGCGGCGGATCTGCCGATCGATCCCAACGACTATCCCGCCGGCCCCACGGTCGGAGCCGAATTCGTGGTTCCATCGGTCTCCATGGCCAGTATCGGCGATGCGGCGCATCTGCCCTTGCGCACGGCATCGGTGGTGCTGGAGAACACGATTCGCGGATTGAATCGGCATCTGCACTATTCGGAACTGGATTCGCACGGTTACGGCGTCCTGCATCTGGACTCCACGCAATCGCAGATGGACTGGTTCTATGTTGGTTCGGTGACCGACCCCAATGCCGGTGTGCGGCACGGCGCTTCCCTGGCCGTCCCGACTGGCGGGCGTATCGAGCCGCGCACCGCCCCCATGGCCTGA
- a CDS encoding phosphotransferase family protein produces the protein MTALLAERAAEVVYAAQQLLTKRMGAAVKLSDPMELSGSGRTTVLRVRVAENAFSLPRTLIVKQVRGAAKERRTGGMAPGVASIDSAFLREAVSYQFTTALGRDHRPGAYLLGYSLPERLLILSDLGENTSLTQVLQANVEPAGRNALMAFAQALGRMHAATVGREADFVALLRRVDVVHRVDGIAQQAESAVAEVPAMLGRELGIEVPGEIAERIVRGNRLFSAGRYRAFSPSDLCPDNVILNDEGARFLDYEWGGFRDATLDIAYALVSFPGCLCDFELSRERARQMVEAWRSEVVAVWPSLADDAVLAERILEARLIWVWLSTYWFLPADHTRIAAAREHGLSIPRSAALINRWAALAEDARCTGDDTLGDFAEHVSATLEERWEE, from the coding sequence ATGACCGCACTATTGGCCGAACGCGCCGCCGAAGTCGTGTACGCGGCACAACAGTTGCTCACAAAGCGAATGGGTGCTGCGGTAAAGCTGAGCGATCCGATGGAACTCAGCGGCAGTGGTAGGACGACGGTCCTACGCGTCCGTGTTGCGGAGAACGCTTTTTCACTTCCACGCACCCTCATAGTGAAACAGGTGCGCGGCGCAGCGAAGGAGCGACGCACCGGAGGTATGGCACCCGGAGTGGCGAGTATCGACTCCGCCTTCCTACGCGAAGCCGTGTCGTACCAGTTCACCACCGCGCTCGGCCGCGACCACCGGCCCGGTGCCTACCTACTCGGGTACAGCCTCCCCGAGCGCCTGCTCATACTCAGCGATCTGGGCGAGAACACGTCCCTCACCCAGGTGTTGCAGGCGAATGTCGAACCGGCCGGGCGCAATGCGCTCATGGCGTTCGCGCAGGCGCTCGGTCGCATGCACGCCGCCACCGTCGGCCGCGAAGCCGACTTCGTCGCCCTGCTACGCCGCGTCGACGTGGTGCATCGTGTGGACGGCATCGCGCAGCAGGCCGAATCGGCCGTGGCCGAAGTGCCGGCCATGCTGGGCCGCGAACTCGGCATCGAGGTGCCCGGCGAGATCGCCGAACGCATCGTGCGCGGCAACCGGCTGTTCTCCGCCGGCCGCTACCGCGCGTTCAGCCCGTCCGACCTGTGCCCCGACAATGTCATCCTCAATGACGAGGGCGCGCGGTTCCTCGACTACGAGTGGGGCGGCTTCCGCGACGCCACTCTCGATATCGCCTATGCCCTGGTGTCCTTCCCGGGCTGCCTGTGCGATTTCGAACTCTCCCGTGAACGCGCCCGGCAGATGGTCGAGGCGTGGCGCTCCGAAGTGGTCGCGGTGTGGCCGTCGCTGGCCGACGACGCGGTGCTGGCCGAGCGCATTCTGGAGGCCCGGCTCATCTGGGTGTGGCTGTCGACCTACTGGTTCCTGCCCGCCGACCACACCCGCATCGCCGCCGCGCGCGAGCACGGGCTGTCGATTCCGCGGTCCGCGGCGCTCATCAATCGCTGGGCCGCGCTCGCCGAGGATGCCCGCTGCACCGGTGACGACACGCTCGGCGATTTCGCCGAACACGTGTCGGCGACCCTGGAGGAGCGCTGGGAGGAATAG
- a CDS encoding 2-oxoacid:ferredoxin oxidoreductase subunit beta, with the protein MTIMENPLVGTDLGLTGLSGVPHADGPQKAKDYTSDQEVRWCPGCGDYVILATVRGFLADLGLRRENLMFVSGIGCSSRFPYYLEAYGIHSIHGRAPAIATGLAVTRPDLSVWVVTGDGDALSIGGNHLIHALRRNVNMTILLFNNRIYGLTKGQYSPTSETGKITKSTPMGSIDHPFNTLSVALGAEATFAARALDSDRAGLTEVLRAAAEHRGTSFVEILQDCPIFNDGSFDALRRENAESHLIRLRHGEPIRFGADREFAVVRSGFGLRVVRADTVADSDIMVHDAYADDPEYAYALSRLSDQDLSHVVTGIFRSVTRPTYDDGVRAQLDTAAERKPVSGDSLQELLTGRETWTVG; encoded by the coding sequence ATGACCATCATGGAAAACCCGCTCGTCGGAACGGATCTGGGGCTCACCGGGCTGTCCGGCGTGCCGCACGCCGACGGCCCGCAGAAGGCCAAGGATTACACCTCCGATCAGGAGGTGCGCTGGTGCCCCGGCTGCGGCGACTACGTCATCCTCGCCACCGTGCGCGGCTTCCTCGCCGATCTGGGCCTGCGGCGCGAGAACCTCATGTTCGTCTCCGGCATCGGCTGCTCGAGCCGGTTCCCGTATTACCTGGAGGCGTACGGAATCCACTCCATCCACGGCCGCGCCCCGGCCATTGCCACCGGCCTGGCCGTCACGCGTCCGGACCTGTCGGTCTGGGTGGTGACCGGTGACGGTGATGCCCTGTCCATCGGCGGCAACCACCTCATCCACGCACTGCGCCGCAATGTGAACATGACAATCCTGTTGTTCAACAACCGGATCTACGGTCTGACCAAGGGCCAGTACTCACCCACCTCGGAAACCGGCAAGATCACCAAGTCCACCCCCATGGGCTCGATCGACCACCCGTTCAACACCCTGTCGGTGGCCCTGGGCGCCGAAGCCACCTTCGCCGCACGGGCTTTGGACTCCGACCGCGCCGGCCTCACCGAGGTGCTGCGTGCCGCCGCCGAGCACCGCGGCACCTCCTTCGTGGAGATCCTGCAGGACTGCCCCATCTTCAACGACGGCTCCTTCGACGCCCTCCGCCGCGAGAACGCCGAATCCCACCTCATCCGCCTGCGCCACGGCGAACCCATCCGCTTCGGCGCCGACCGCGAATTCGCTGTCGTCCGTTCGGGTTTCGGCCTCCGCGTGGTCCGCGCCGACACCGTCGCCGACTCCGACATCATGGTCCACGACGCCTACGCCGACGACCCCGAATACGCCTACGCCCTCTCCCGCCTCTCCGATCAGGACCTGTCCCACGTCGTGACCGGCATTTTCCGCAGCGTCACCCGCCCCACCTACGACGACGGCGTCCGCGCCCAGCTCGACACCGCCGCCGAACGCAAACCGGTGAGCGGGGACTCCCTTCAGGAGCTACTCACCGGCCGCGAAACCTGGACCGTCGGCTGA
- the aspS gene encoding aspartate--tRNA ligase: MLRTHLAGSLRSEHAGQTVTLTGWVARRRDHGGVIFIDLRDASGVSQAVFREGVPAEQAHKLRNEFCVKVTGVVENRPAGSENPNLPTGAIEVNVTALEVLNEAAPLPFQLDDEPGEEARLKYRYLDLRREGPGHAIRLRSKVNAAAREVLGKHAFVEVETPTMTRSTPEGARDFLVPARLQPGKFYALPQSPQLFKQLLMVGGIERYYQIARCYRDEDFRADRQPEFTQLDIEMSFVEQEDVILLAEDILAALWKLVGYEIPTPIPHMTYAEAMRRYGSDKPDLRFGVEITEMKEYFADTQFRVFQSPYVGAVVMPGGASQPRRQFDAWQEWAKQRGAKGLAYITFNEDGTLGGPVAKNLTDTEREGLAKQVGAEPGDCVFFAAGDAKSSRALLGAARGEIARKCGLIDENAWAFVWIVDAPMFEPAADATASGDVALGHSAWTAVHHAFTSPKPEHLDTFDTDPGSALAYAYDIVCNGNEIGGGSIRIHRRDVQERVFKVMGIGEAEAQDKFGFLLDAFSFGAPPMGGIAFGWDRITALLAGVDSIREVIAFPKSGGGVDPLTDAPTPITPQQRQEAGLNAKVDADGNPIVEDKK; this comes from the coding sequence GTGCTGCGCACCCACTTGGCTGGTTCGCTGCGAAGCGAGCACGCCGGTCAGACCGTCACCCTCACCGGTTGGGTGGCCCGGCGGCGAGACCACGGTGGCGTGATCTTCATCGATCTGCGCGATGCGTCGGGTGTGTCGCAGGCCGTGTTCCGTGAGGGCGTGCCTGCTGAACAGGCCCACAAGCTGCGCAACGAGTTCTGTGTGAAGGTCACCGGTGTGGTGGAGAACCGACCGGCGGGCAGCGAGAACCCGAATCTGCCGACCGGCGCGATCGAGGTCAATGTGACCGCGCTCGAGGTGCTCAACGAGGCCGCGCCGCTGCCGTTCCAGCTCGACGACGAGCCCGGTGAAGAGGCCCGCCTGAAGTACCGGTACCTGGATCTGCGCCGCGAGGGCCCGGGGCATGCCATCCGGCTGCGGTCGAAGGTGAACGCCGCCGCGCGCGAGGTGCTCGGCAAGCACGCGTTCGTCGAGGTCGAGACCCCGACCATGACCCGGTCCACCCCCGAGGGTGCGCGTGACTTCCTGGTGCCGGCGCGTCTGCAGCCCGGCAAGTTCTACGCGCTGCCGCAGTCGCCGCAGCTGTTCAAGCAGCTGCTCATGGTCGGCGGCATCGAGCGCTACTACCAGATCGCGCGTTGCTACCGCGACGAGGACTTCCGCGCCGACCGGCAGCCCGAGTTCACCCAGCTCGACATCGAGATGAGCTTCGTCGAGCAGGAAGACGTCATTCTGCTGGCCGAGGACATCCTGGCCGCGCTGTGGAAGCTGGTCGGCTACGAGATCCCGACCCCGATTCCGCACATGACCTACGCCGAGGCCATGCGCCGCTACGGTTCCGACAAGCCGGACCTGCGCTTCGGTGTCGAGATCACCGAGATGAAGGAGTACTTCGCGGACACCCAGTTCCGCGTGTTCCAGTCTCCCTACGTCGGTGCGGTCGTCATGCCGGGCGGTGCGTCCCAGCCGCGGCGTCAGTTCGACGCCTGGCAGGAGTGGGCCAAGCAGCGCGGCGCCAAGGGCCTGGCCTACATCACCTTCAACGAGGACGGCACCCTCGGCGGCCCGGTCGCCAAGAACCTCACCGACACCGAACGTGAGGGCCTGGCCAAGCAGGTTGGCGCAGAGCCGGGCGACTGTGTGTTCTTCGCCGCCGGTGACGCCAAGTCCAGCCGGGCGCTGCTGGGCGCGGCCCGCGGCGAGATCGCCCGCAAGTGCGGTCTCATCGACGAGAACGCCTGGGCGTTCGTGTGGATCGTGGACGCGCCGATGTTCGAGCCGGCCGCCGACGCCACCGCCAGCGGAGATGTGGCCCTTGGTCATTCGGCCTGGACCGCGGTGCACCACGCGTTCACCTCGCCCAAGCCCGAGCACCTGGACACTTTCGACACCGATCCGGGTTCGGCGCTGGCCTACGCCTACGACATCGTCTGCAACGGCAATGAGATCGGTGGCGGCTCCATCCGTATCCACCGCCGCGACGTGCAGGAACGCGTGTTCAAGGTGATGGGCATCGGCGAGGCCGAGGCGCAGGACAAGTTCGGCTTCCTCCTCGACGCCTTCTCCTTCGGCGCTCCGCCCATGGGCGGCATCGCCTTCGGCTGGGACCGCATCACCGCGCTGCTCGCGGGGGTGGACTCCATCCGTGAGGTCATCGCGTTCCCGAAGTCCGGCGGTGGCGTGGACCCGCTCACCGACGCGCCCACCCCGATCACGCCGCAGCAGCGGCAGGAGGCCGGGCTCAACGCCAAGGTCGACGCCGACGGAAACCCGATCGTCGAAGACAAGAAGTAG